One Streptomyces sp. NBC_00554 DNA segment encodes these proteins:
- a CDS encoding zinc ribbon domain-containing protein, with protein MRRKIQLGEGETERVACASASAFRGLDAVTGEVLGAEELAGRVGWLTSLVEALCTEVTSAHWNRPDLAQLASGKDRSGARLPSNAWMAVRTLGWGSAVPEGLYVPDRVRRVAEEQAGRALRSAWWRSEITDAILATWPAGPDAEPMRRTEAEWAALRKACPDGQAVATSMLRTRTRQVAAFQASQGCVPVDVCALEGAPGGGRQVVLAAADKQLCTLTRCEDAPAHYGVLTVRLPGRPDPRTRADWHPTVIRFRLPPTVPLAAALHAPTLRLRGGRLRLDVAFTTAAPKTRRDGHVRAVAFDYGLNTLLTGGTVTLTGGSQPTVATDGRPVFFRPGGILAKADRLRILGEHLWTKAAHLQALVGGRTAAGHGPEPLTTAKLAVLQAEHAAVSRRRTKLNEQLAEAAARFMVDHARALNATVIYLEDLRDMEARGKGRTLNTRLSSSVRGQIVTRTRHQAAAYGIAVVIVPARGTSRYCPRCLSTFRHHAAPDNPKPGWKWATCPNTACGYSADRDVAAWQRIGARGLTHQHTTVLDRSSGTYVIRRTVQELDQPVRHTPHPGTVPSSGLPQPGAVGDRTKAGPTRNRPVPRQRRRVPAPPGSPAASTTATGSGGKRPAGRQPQSPRRHPQWRGRRQAPHTMSTPARHQPYGARLGAGFHLHTHATPVTSRAGRPPGHPRSLSQDRNRAESPTPPRKA; from the coding sequence GTGCGGCGGAAGATCCAGCTGGGTGAGGGGGAGACGGAGAGGGTTGCGTGTGCCTCGGCGTCCGCGTTCAGGGGTCTGGATGCGGTGACCGGTGAGGTGTTGGGGGCGGAGGAGCTGGCGGGGCGGGTGGGCTGGCTGACGTCCCTGGTCGAGGCGCTGTGTACCGAGGTGACCTCGGCGCACTGGAACCGGCCCGACCTCGCGCAACTCGCCTCAGGGAAGGACCGGTCGGGGGCCCGGTTGCCGTCGAACGCGTGGATGGCGGTGCGCACGCTGGGCTGGGGCTCGGCGGTTCCGGAGGGGCTGTATGTGCCGGACCGGGTGCGCAGGGTGGCTGAGGAGCAGGCCGGGCGCGCGCTCCGGTCGGCCTGGTGGCGTAGTGAGATCACCGACGCGATCCTGGCCACCTGGCCCGCTGGCCCGGATGCCGAGCCCATGCGGCGCACCGAGGCCGAGTGGGCGGCGTTACGGAAGGCGTGTCCGGACGGGCAGGCGGTGGCGACCTCCATGTTGCGCACACGGACCCGGCAGGTCGCCGCCTTCCAGGCGAGCCAGGGGTGTGTGCCGGTGGATGTATGCGCGCTGGAGGGGGCGCCGGGTGGTGGGCGGCAGGTGGTGCTGGCCGCCGCCGACAAACAGCTGTGCACCCTGACCCGCTGCGAAGACGCCCCCGCCCACTACGGGGTGCTGACCGTGCGGCTGCCGGGGCGCCCCGATCCGCGCACCCGAGCGGACTGGCACCCGACCGTGATCCGTTTCCGGCTGCCCCCGACCGTCCCACTGGCCGCCGCCCTGCACGCGCCCACCCTGCGGCTGCGGGGCGGGCGGCTGCGGCTGGATGTCGCGTTCACCACCGCCGCCCCCAAGACCCGTCGCGACGGGCATGTGCGGGCGGTGGCCTTCGACTACGGGCTCAACACCCTACTCACCGGCGGCACCGTGACCCTGACCGGCGGCTCCCAGCCCACCGTGGCCACCGACGGACGGCCGGTGTTCTTCCGCCCTGGCGGAATCCTGGCCAAGGCCGACCGCCTCCGCATCCTCGGCGAACACCTGTGGACCAAGGCCGCCCATCTCCAGGCCCTCGTCGGCGGGCGCACGGCGGCCGGGCACGGGCCCGAGCCCCTCACCACCGCGAAGCTGGCGGTCCTTCAGGCCGAGCACGCGGCGGTCAGCAGGCGACGGACGAAACTGAACGAGCAACTGGCCGAGGCCGCCGCCCGCTTCATGGTCGACCATGCCCGCGCGTTGAACGCCACGGTGATCTATCTGGAGGATCTGCGGGACATGGAGGCCCGCGGCAAGGGCCGCACCCTCAACACCCGCCTGTCCTCCTCGGTTCGCGGGCAGATCGTCACCCGTACGCGGCATCAGGCCGCGGCGTACGGGATCGCGGTGGTCATCGTCCCGGCCCGGGGCACCTCGAGATACTGCCCCCGCTGCCTGAGCACCTTCCGCCACCACGCAGCCCCCGACAACCCGAAGCCGGGCTGGAAATGGGCCACCTGCCCCAACACGGCGTGTGGGTACAGCGCGGACAGGGACGTGGCCGCCTGGCAGCGCATCGGCGCCCGCGGGCTGACCCACCAGCACACAACCGTCCTGGACCGGAGCAGCGGCACGTACGTGATCCGCCGCACGGTCCAGGAGCTGGACCAGCCGGTCCGGCACACCCCCCACCCCGGCACCGTCCCTTCGTCCGGTCTGCCGCAGCCTGGTGCTGTGGGCGATCGGACGAAGGCGGGGCCGACGAGAAACCGCCCTGTGCCCAGGCAGCGACGCAGGGTCCCCGCCCCACCCGGAAGTCCCGCAGCAAGTACCACTGCTACAGGTTCGGGTGGAAAGCGTCCGGCGGGGCGGCAGCCCCAGTCACCAAGGCGTCACCCCCAGTGGCGCGGACGGCGACAGGCACCGCACACGATGAGCACCCCCGCCCGGCACCAGCCGTATGGGGCCAGACTCGGCGCAGGCTTCCACCTGCACACCCACGCCACTCCCGTCACATCACGGGCGGGACGGCCACCGGGACACCCGAGATCTCTTTCCCAGGACCGGAACCGGGCCGAAAGCCCCACCCCGCCCAGGAAAGCCTAA
- a CDS encoding GNAT family N-acetyltransferase, producing the protein MRSSDTAITIHRPEELSTSLCQDWHRAMDESPDYANPFLAPEFAAGIGRHRSGARVAVLHQNGEAVGFFPYERNAFGVGRAIGLGLSDCQALVHRPGVTWDPQQLLKACGLSVFEFDHLVEEQRPFGRYVTGTFASPVLDLKVGDGSYAEWLRGAYPGLAKTTLKKERRLGRDLGEMRFVYDERDPKMLHQLMEWKSAQYRRTGRMDRFARPWIVDLVDHLFHVREEHFTGVLSVVYAGDRPVAAHFGPTSRTVFAAWFTTYDPELRYYSPGLIMHLRMAEAAGRQGVRLMDMGRGDKEYKDWLKTRELRVGEGFATRPSPVAAAHRLWRRPVRGLRNTVLAHPTLREPADRLLKTAGTLRTSGRPGSTGAEPRPR; encoded by the coding sequence ATGCGATCTTCTGATACGGCAATCACGATCCACAGACCGGAAGAGCTGAGCACCTCGCTGTGCCAGGACTGGCACCGGGCGATGGACGAGTCACCGGACTACGCCAACCCGTTCCTGGCACCGGAGTTCGCGGCCGGGATCGGCAGACACCGCAGCGGGGCGCGGGTGGCGGTCCTGCACCAGAACGGGGAGGCCGTCGGCTTCTTCCCGTACGAACGCAACGCCTTCGGCGTCGGCCGGGCCATCGGCCTCGGACTCTCCGACTGCCAGGCCCTGGTGCACCGTCCCGGGGTCACCTGGGACCCCCAGCAACTACTGAAGGCCTGCGGACTCTCCGTCTTCGAGTTCGACCACCTCGTCGAGGAGCAGAGACCTTTCGGCAGATACGTCACGGGGACGTTCGCCTCACCGGTCCTCGACCTCAAGGTCGGCGACGGCAGCTACGCGGAATGGCTGCGCGGCGCCTACCCGGGGCTCGCCAAGACGACGCTGAAGAAGGAACGCCGCCTGGGCCGCGACCTGGGCGAGATGCGGTTCGTCTACGACGAGCGTGACCCGAAGATGCTGCATCAGCTCATGGAGTGGAAGTCCGCCCAGTACCGCAGGACGGGACGGATGGACCGGTTCGCGCGGCCGTGGATCGTGGACCTGGTGGACCATCTGTTCCACGTCCGCGAGGAGCACTTCACCGGCGTGCTGTCCGTGGTGTACGCCGGTGACCGGCCGGTGGCCGCGCACTTCGGCCCGACCTCGCGCACGGTGTTCGCGGCCTGGTTCACGACGTACGACCCCGAACTCCGCTACTACTCACCCGGGTTGATCATGCACCTCCGGATGGCCGAGGCGGCCGGCCGGCAGGGCGTGCGGCTCATGGACATGGGGCGTGGCGACAAGGAGTACAAGGACTGGCTCAAGACCCGCGAGCTGCGCGTCGGCGAAGGGTTCGCTACCCGCCCCAGCCCGGTGGCGGCGGCGCACCGACTGTGGCGCAGACCGGTGCGCGGTCTGCGGAACACGGTCCTGGCCCACCCCACACTGCGGGAACCGGCCGACCGCCTGCTGAAGACGGCCGGCACGCTGCGCACCTCGGGCCGCCCGGGCTCCACCGGAGCGGAACCCCGCCCGCGCTGA
- a CDS encoding acyltransferase family protein codes for MGGLDGLRTLAVLMVVVYHVESGLLPGGSVAVDVFFTISGFVITRLLLAEYARTGGLDLLGFYRRRWLRLVPALLVVCAVCAVLELTTSLWSFDSSWTAAGLAALFVVNIVRAAQPGTYSDLTGPLGHTWSLGVEEQFYFLWPLLLLVLLRWLRARTVLICTAVLCTLPVLWRWLLWNPDAAHRIYNGTDTRADQLLAGALVAVVLARLRADDPRLRWLRTWAGRLALPALGILLLIARYVPITGHVGWWTPVWYTVGFLAVAVVSATLVAGLELRQDGRLSRLLAVAPLAWVGRNLSYGMYLWHYPVVRLLASLGVEEGRLAATLVLTVVMALLSYVLVEEPLMRRGRKSRPKAPSPQTR; via the coding sequence GTGGGCGGGCTGGACGGCCTGCGGACCCTGGCGGTGCTGATGGTCGTCGTCTACCACGTGGAGTCGGGCCTGCTGCCGGGCGGCTCCGTCGCGGTGGATGTGTTCTTCACCATCAGCGGCTTCGTCATCACCCGGCTGCTGCTCGCCGAGTACGCCCGCACAGGCGGCCTCGACCTCCTGGGCTTCTACCGGCGCCGCTGGCTGCGACTGGTCCCCGCCCTGCTCGTGGTCTGCGCGGTGTGCGCGGTCCTTGAGCTCACCACCTCGCTGTGGTCCTTCGACAGCTCGTGGACGGCCGCCGGACTGGCGGCGCTGTTCGTGGTGAACATCGTGCGGGCCGCGCAGCCCGGAACCTACTCCGACCTGACCGGACCGCTGGGCCACACCTGGTCGCTCGGCGTCGAGGAGCAGTTCTACTTCCTCTGGCCGCTCCTGCTCCTAGTCCTGCTGAGGTGGCTGCGCGCCCGCACGGTGCTGATCTGCACGGCGGTCCTGTGCACGCTGCCAGTGCTGTGGCGGTGGCTGCTGTGGAACCCCGACGCGGCCCACCGCATCTACAACGGCACGGACACCCGCGCCGACCAGCTGCTCGCCGGCGCCCTCGTGGCGGTGGTCCTGGCACGGCTGCGCGCGGACGATCCCCGGCTGCGGTGGCTGCGTACGTGGGCCGGACGGCTGGCCCTGCCCGCCCTCGGCATCCTGCTGCTGATCGCCCGGTACGTGCCGATCACCGGCCACGTGGGCTGGTGGACGCCGGTCTGGTACACCGTCGGATTCCTGGCGGTGGCGGTGGTGTCCGCCACGCTGGTGGCGGGGCTCGAACTGCGGCAGGACGGACGGCTGTCCCGGCTGCTGGCGGTGGCCCCGCTGGCCTGGGTCGGCCGCAACCTCAGCTACGGGATGTATCTGTGGCACTACCCGGTCGTGCGGCTGCTGGCCTCCCTCGGTGTGGAGGAGGGGCGACTGGCGGCGACGCTGGTGCTGACCGTCGTCATGGCCCTGCTGTCGTACGTCCTGGTGGAGGAGCCGCTGATGCGCCGGGGTAGGAAGAGCCGCCCGAAGGCACCCTCGCCTCAGACCCGCTGA
- a CDS encoding ArnT family glycosyltransferase: MTTLAPPTRDEGVRQHSHRAGPPADGGIKARTRRLFTGPPDDPRWARPTLWAVLVLAVGLYAWNVSSITGNTFYNAAVYSGTKSWKAFFFGALDSGSFITVDKPPFALWVMGISARVFGFGTWQLALPMVALGTGSVALLYRMVKRDFGAVAGTIAALALALTPITVAITRDTNPDPVLVFLMLLGAAGLMKAVRGGRLMPLVWSAVAIGFAFNTKMMQAYVVLPVFFLVYLWAANASLGRRIRNLAVATVALVVSSAWWMVVVDLWPTSSRPYIGGSTDNTVWDLVIGYNGFGRIFGASSSTGSAGNGASFGGTASVYRMFNDIMGGQISWLIPFAAIALVGGLVLRGRAPRTDAKRAALMLWGGWFVLHYLTFALAEGTFHPYYVTAMAPGIAALAGIGGVMLYRAFREGSAAKWGWVLPLAVAVSAVWAVVLLQRVSGSGTLYTVAEIVAGAAGAVSVLGLLAGRFLKRQRLLGFAALAAVVALLAGPAAYSVSAATSASNNGTNPTAGPSTGGGMGGGGGGGMGGGAPSGTGSRSGSAPTGTGGQSMGEPPAGANGSSSSGSSSTESGTEASGAGSGTQSSGGQMGGGAGGGTQVSSEMITYLEKNQDGATWLLAVATDQTAASIILESGQPVISMGGWSGTDNAMTLAKLKSLVKSGQLHYIIISSDGGQGTNSEIATWVEKNGTAVNSSAYSSSSGSDSTSSSTSSSSTGLYRLDASDVS; this comes from the coding sequence ATGACGACCCTCGCCCCGCCGACCCGCGACGAAGGGGTCCGGCAGCACTCGCACCGGGCCGGGCCGCCCGCCGACGGCGGCATCAAGGCCCGCACCCGCAGGCTCTTCACCGGCCCGCCGGACGACCCGCGCTGGGCCCGGCCCACCCTATGGGCGGTGCTGGTCCTGGCCGTCGGCCTGTACGCCTGGAACGTCTCCTCCATCACCGGCAACACCTTCTACAACGCCGCCGTCTACAGCGGCACCAAGAGCTGGAAGGCGTTCTTCTTCGGTGCCCTGGACTCGGGCAGCTTCATCACCGTCGACAAGCCGCCGTTCGCGCTGTGGGTGATGGGCATCTCGGCCCGCGTATTCGGCTTCGGGACCTGGCAGTTGGCGCTGCCGATGGTCGCGCTGGGCACGGGATCCGTGGCGCTGCTGTACCGGATGGTCAAGCGGGACTTCGGAGCGGTGGCGGGGACGATCGCCGCACTCGCGCTCGCCCTGACTCCGATCACCGTCGCCATTACACGTGACACCAACCCCGACCCGGTCCTCGTCTTCCTGATGCTGCTCGGCGCGGCCGGGCTGATGAAGGCCGTACGGGGCGGGCGGCTGATGCCGCTGGTGTGGTCGGCGGTCGCGATCGGGTTCGCGTTCAACACGAAGATGATGCAGGCGTACGTCGTCCTGCCGGTCTTCTTCCTCGTCTACCTCTGGGCCGCCAACGCCTCACTCGGCAGGCGGATCCGCAACCTCGCCGTCGCCACGGTCGCGCTCGTCGTCTCCAGCGCCTGGTGGATGGTGGTCGTCGACCTGTGGCCCACGTCCTCGCGCCCCTACATCGGCGGCTCGACCGACAACACCGTCTGGGACCTCGTCATCGGCTACAACGGCTTCGGCCGTATCTTCGGGGCGAGTTCGTCCACAGGCTCGGCAGGGAACGGCGCAAGCTTCGGCGGCACCGCGTCCGTCTACCGCATGTTCAACGACATCATGGGCGGCCAGATCTCCTGGCTCATCCCCTTCGCCGCGATCGCCCTCGTCGGCGGGCTGGTGCTGCGCGGGCGCGCTCCGCGTACGGACGCCAAGCGCGCGGCGCTAATGCTGTGGGGCGGCTGGTTCGTCCTGCACTATCTGACCTTCGCGCTCGCCGAGGGCACCTTCCACCCGTACTACGTCACCGCCATGGCCCCGGGTATCGCGGCCCTGGCCGGTATCGGCGGCGTGATGCTGTACCGGGCGTTCCGTGAGGGCTCGGCGGCGAAGTGGGGCTGGGTCCTGCCGCTGGCCGTCGCGGTCAGCGCGGTCTGGGCGGTCGTCCTGCTCCAGCGGGTGTCGGGCTCCGGCACCCTCTACACCGTCGCCGAGATCGTGGCCGGCGCCGCGGGCGCGGTCTCCGTGCTCGGGCTGCTCGCCGGACGGTTCCTGAAGCGGCAGCGGCTGCTGGGCTTCGCGGCGCTTGCGGCGGTCGTGGCCCTGCTGGCCGGTCCGGCCGCGTACTCGGTCTCGGCCGCCACGAGTGCTTCGAACAACGGCACCAATCCGACGGCCGGTCCGAGCACGGGCGGCGGTATGGGTGGCGGCGGAGGCGGTGGCATGGGCGGCGGTGCACCGTCCGGCACCGGCAGCCGGAGCGGCAGCGCGCCGACCGGCACCGGCGGCCAGTCCATGGGCGAGCCCCCGGCGGGCGCCAACGGCTCGTCTTCCAGCGGCAGTTCGTCCACCGAGTCCGGCACCGAGGCCTCTGGCGCCGGATCCGGTACGCAGTCCAGCGGCGGTCAGATGGGCGGCGGAGCCGGCGGCGGCACTCAGGTCTCCTCCGAGATGATCACGTACCTGGAGAAGAACCAGGACGGCGCCACCTGGCTGCTGGCGGTGGCCACCGACCAGACCGCGGCCTCGATCATCCTGGAGTCCGGCCAGCCCGTCATCTCCATGGGCGGCTGGTCCGGCACCGACAACGCCATGACCCTCGCCAAGCTCAAGAGCCTGGTGAAGTCGGGTCAGTTGCACTACATCATCATCAGCAGCGACGGCGGCCAGGGCACGAACTCGGAGATCGCCACCTGGGTCGAGAAGAACGGCACGGCCGTCAACTCCTCGGCGTACAGCTCCAGTTCCGGTTCGGACTCCACCAGCTCGTCCACGTCGAGCTCGTCCACCGGCCTGTACCGCCTGGACGCCTCCGACGTCAGCTGA
- a CDS encoding DegT/DnrJ/EryC1/StrS family aminotransferase, which translates to MTTSYGSRLAATMSRRLGRECVYTPSARLALYLALRRWCRPGARVLMSPVNDDVILFVVLAAGLRPVTAPVSAWDGNIDPAAVPESTWRNVDAVLTTNLYGMPDRVAELRLRCEKLGIPLFEDAAHAIGTRVDGQPIGTFGKAAVFSLSKHVASTAGGFLAVEDARTRRELETLRDELLAPRRLHDDLTATLRPLARSTVRGLHLVRPVWRTLQRLGLLERDDYRMALRAPQLSECTREAPSLAAYEPWVRVDLHGFRSRHGALVRGQLELRMAALDGNLTRREAGVSLLAGTPWASPALRDRVADTGPLPLFRAPLLVHDRDALIDRLVSHGVVSGYVYDPPLDDYAGAEFVEPSPDPSAARWFASHVLPADPLVARKIARALTKERRTPASWQAQSQAQPETQPQAERADAD; encoded by the coding sequence ATGACGACGTCGTACGGATCGCGGCTCGCCGCGACGATGTCACGGAGGCTCGGACGTGAATGCGTCTACACGCCCTCGGCACGGCTGGCTCTGTACCTGGCGCTGCGGCGCTGGTGCAGGCCGGGCGCACGGGTGCTGATGTCGCCGGTGAACGACGACGTGATCCTCTTCGTCGTCCTCGCGGCCGGGCTGCGCCCTGTGACGGCCCCGGTGTCCGCATGGGACGGAAACATCGACCCTGCCGCCGTACCGGAGTCGACCTGGCGGAACGTGGACGCCGTCCTGACCACCAACCTGTACGGGATGCCCGACCGGGTCGCGGAACTGCGCCTGCGCTGCGAGAAGTTGGGGATCCCCCTGTTCGAGGACGCGGCGCACGCGATCGGCACGCGAGTGGACGGGCAGCCGATCGGGACGTTCGGGAAGGCGGCGGTGTTCAGCCTGTCCAAGCATGTGGCATCGACGGCCGGCGGCTTCCTCGCCGTCGAAGACGCGCGCACCCGACGGGAGTTGGAGACCCTGCGCGACGAACTCCTCGCGCCGCGCCGCCTCCACGACGACCTCACCGCGACACTCCGGCCGCTGGCACGGTCGACGGTACGCGGCCTCCACCTGGTGCGTCCTGTCTGGCGGACGCTGCAGCGCCTCGGCCTGCTGGAGCGCGACGACTACCGCATGGCCCTGCGCGCGCCGCAGCTCTCCGAATGCACGCGTGAGGCCCCGAGCCTCGCCGCGTACGAACCCTGGGTACGCGTCGATCTACACGGCTTCCGATCCCGCCACGGAGCCCTGGTGCGCGGGCAGTTGGAGCTGCGGATGGCAGCTCTCGACGGCAACCTGACCCGGCGCGAGGCTGGTGTCTCGCTCCTCGCGGGCACCCCCTGGGCCTCCCCGGCACTCCGCGACCGGGTGGCGGACACCGGCCCTCTCCCGCTCTTCCGGGCGCCGCTCCTGGTGCACGACCGCGACGCCCTCATAGACCGCCTGGTGAGCCACGGCGTGGTCTCCGGATACGTCTACGACCCCCCGCTCGACGACTACGCGGGCGCGGAGTTCGTCGAACCGTCCCCCGACCCGTCGGCCGCCCGCTGGTTCGCCTCCCACGTGCTTCCGGCCGACCCGCTCGTGGCCCGCAAGATCGCCAGGGCGCTGACCAAGGAACGGAGGACCCCCGCGTCCTGGCAGGCCCAGTCCCAGGCTCAGCCCGAGACCCAGCCCCAGGCCGAGCGGGCGGACGCCGACTGA
- a CDS encoding cysteine hydrolase family protein, translated as MTTLHDRPNAALLVIDVQNGPMADAHDRDRVIANINTLVDRARAEQVPVVWVQQFDDHLKRDSESWQYVPELVRRDTEPLVHKNYGDSFEGTELEALLAERGVGRLVVAGAQTDMCIRSTIHGAFVRGYDVTLVADAHTTEDLTAYGAPPPDQVIAHTNLYWQEQAAPGRTGGTADAKEVTF; from the coding sequence ATGACGACCCTGCACGACCGGCCGAACGCCGCGCTCCTCGTCATCGACGTCCAGAACGGGCCGATGGCGGACGCCCACGACCGAGACCGCGTGATCGCGAACATCAACACCCTGGTCGACAGGGCCCGCGCGGAGCAGGTGCCCGTGGTCTGGGTGCAGCAATTCGACGACCACCTCAAACGGGACAGCGAGAGCTGGCAGTACGTGCCGGAGCTGGTGCGCCGCGACACGGAACCCCTCGTCCACAAGAACTACGGCGACTCCTTCGAGGGCACCGAACTGGAAGCGCTGCTCGCCGAGCGCGGTGTGGGCCGGCTCGTCGTCGCGGGCGCCCAGACCGACATGTGCATCCGCTCGACCATCCACGGCGCCTTCGTCCGCGGGTACGACGTGACGCTGGTCGCCGACGCCCACACGACGGAGGACCTCACCGCGTACGGCGCACCGCCTCCGGATCAGGTCATCGCGCACACCAATCTCTACTGGCAGGAGCAGGCGGCGCCAGGACGGACCGGGGGGACCGCAGACGCGAAGGAAGTGACTTTCTGA
- a CDS encoding dolichyl-phosphate beta-glucosyltransferase translates to MNETNAGGVRRRSVEIVVPVHNEAHVLGDSVNRLHAYLESSFPFPFRITVADNASTDGTWQVAVGLTHRLPHVHAVRLDAKGRGRALKYVWSRSTADVVAYMDVDLSTGLDAFLPLVAPLLSGHSDIAIGSRLHRQADVVRGPKREFISRSYNLLLKLGLAARFSDAQCGFKAVRTDVFRALAPHIEDNAWFFDTELLVLAQRNGLRVHEVPVDWVDDPDSRVDLVRTAVDDLKGVWRMAKRTVTGHARVAAVPRRVGLPRVPGAVRESAGPHGAQAAPAESAQAIPAGAGSR, encoded by the coding sequence ATGAACGAAACGAACGCAGGAGGCGTCCGGCGGCGGTCGGTCGAGATCGTGGTGCCGGTTCACAACGAGGCTCACGTCCTCGGCGACAGCGTCAACCGTCTCCACGCCTATCTCGAGAGCTCCTTCCCGTTCCCGTTCCGGATCACCGTCGCGGACAACGCGAGTACGGACGGCACTTGGCAGGTGGCCGTCGGTCTGACGCACCGGCTTCCCCATGTGCACGCCGTCCGGCTTGACGCCAAGGGGCGCGGCCGGGCCCTGAAGTACGTGTGGAGCCGGTCGACGGCGGATGTGGTCGCCTACATGGACGTCGATCTGTCCACGGGTCTCGACGCTTTCCTGCCGCTCGTCGCGCCCCTGCTGTCCGGTCACAGCGACATCGCCATCGGCAGCCGGCTGCACCGGCAGGCCGACGTCGTACGCGGGCCGAAGCGGGAGTTCATCTCGCGGTCCTACAACCTGCTGCTGAAGCTGGGGCTCGCCGCCCGCTTCTCCGACGCGCAGTGCGGCTTCAAGGCCGTACGCACCGATGTCTTCCGGGCGCTCGCCCCGCACATCGAGGACAACGCCTGGTTCTTCGACACCGAACTGCTGGTGCTGGCCCAGCGCAACGGGCTGCGCGTCCACGAGGTGCCGGTCGACTGGGTCGACGATCCCGACAGCCGGGTCGACCTGGTGCGTACGGCCGTCGACGACCTCAAGGGCGTGTGGCGGATGGCGAAGCGGACGGTGACCGGGCACGCCAGGGTCGCCGCCGTACCGCGCCGGGTCGGACTCCCGCGGGTGCCGGGCGCGGTGCGCGAGAGCGCCGGTCCCCATGGCGCACAAGCCGCACCGGCCGAGTCAGCCCAGGCCATACCCGCCGGCGCGGGCTCCCGATGA
- a CDS encoding TetR/AcrR family transcriptional regulator translates to MTADKPRQPPLRKDAERNRRLILAAAREVFRDRGVAATLNDVAHHAHLGVGTVYRRFANKEELVDALFGDMVDTVDRYLTEALAEEDAWLGLTRCLEQVCEVQSFDRGLREVMLGTGHGPARQAQIHGRLNPAVQRLLARAQEQGKLRADVVPSDFPVLQLMTAAVSEFDAGSDAWRRYLAILIDGLRARPDVDTLPPGIADVEGVDQALVDASAHDARSRQNQNPDRDQDQDQNQRV, encoded by the coding sequence ATGACCGCCGACAAGCCCCGGCAGCCGCCCCTGCGCAAGGACGCGGAGCGCAACCGCCGGCTGATCCTGGCGGCGGCACGGGAGGTCTTCCGCGATCGCGGGGTCGCTGCGACGCTCAATGACGTCGCCCATCACGCGCATCTGGGCGTCGGCACGGTGTACCGGCGCTTCGCCAACAAGGAGGAGCTCGTCGACGCGCTCTTCGGCGACATGGTCGACACCGTCGACCGCTACCTCACCGAGGCACTGGCCGAGGAGGATGCCTGGCTGGGGCTGACGCGCTGCCTGGAACAGGTCTGCGAAGTCCAGTCCTTCGACCGAGGCCTGCGCGAGGTCATGCTGGGCACCGGGCACGGACCGGCCCGGCAGGCACAGATCCACGGGCGCTTGAATCCCGCCGTGCAGCGGCTGCTGGCGCGGGCGCAGGAGCAGGGCAAGCTCCGCGCCGACGTGGTCCCCTCCGACTTCCCGGTCCTGCAGCTGATGACCGCCGCGGTCAGCGAGTTCGACGCGGGATCCGATGCCTGGCGCCGCTACCTCGCCATCCTCATCGACGGCCTTCGGGCCAGGCCGGACGTCGACACACTTCCCCCTGGAATCGCCGACGTGGAAGGCGTCGACCAGGCCCTCGTCGACGCCAGCGCACACGACGCGCGATCCCGTCAGAACCAGAACCCGGACCGGGACCAGGACCAGGACCAGAATCAGCGGGTCTGA